From the Archangium lipolyticum genome, the window ACAGCGGGCACCGCCAACGCTGGCGGCGTGTGGACCTACGCATTGGAGCTCAGCCGGGCCCTGGGCCGCCGGGGCGTGGCGGTGACACTGGCCACCCAGGGCGAGCCCCTCACCGCGGCTCAGTGGACCGAGGTCCACGCCGTGCCGGGGCTCTCCGTCGAGCAGAGCACCTGGAAGGAGGAAGGGACGGAGGACTGCTGGGAGGACGTGGCGGCGGCGGGGCGGTGGTTGCTGGAGCTGGAGTCGCGTCTCCGGCCGGATGCGGTGCACCTCAATGGTTATTGCCACGGCGCGCTGCCGTGGCGGCGCAGGCCGTTGGTGGTGGGCCATGGGTGCCCCCTCGCGTGGTCGGAGGCGGTGACGGGCGAGCCGGCCCTGGAGCGGGATGTGCGCCATCGCTGGGAGGTGACTCGGGGCCTGCGCGCCGCCGGTCACGTGGTCACCCCCACCGCCTCCATGCTGGAGGGACTGGAGCGCCACTACGGGCCGCTGCCCCGGGCCACCGTCATCCCCCATGCGCGCCGGTGCGAGGACTTCCTCCCCAGCTCCGTGCGCGAGCCCTTCATCCTCTCCACGGGCCGCCTGTGGGACGAGGCGAGAAACCTGGAGGTACTGGAGACGGTGGCTCCCAGGTTGGACTGGCCGGTGTTCGTCGCCGGCGACTGTCGGCATCCCGACGGAGGCGAGGTGCGCGCGCGCTACGTGCGCTCCCTGGGGAAGCTGCCGCCGAAGGAGCTCGCCAGGTACATGGGCCGCGCCTCCATCTTCACGCTGCCCGCGCGCTACTCGCCCTTCGGCCTGCCCGTGTTGGAGGCCGCGCTCGCCGGGTGTGCGCTGGTGTTGGGAGACATCCCCTCCCTGCGCGAGGTGTGGGAGGGCGCGGCAGTCTTCGTTCCACCGGATGACATCGACGTGCTCGCGCGAGCGTTGAGCAGACTCGCTTCCGAGCCCGTTCTGCGCAACCGGATGTCAACCCTTGCACGGACGCGTGCGTTGGAGTTCTCCCCAGAGCGCATGGTGGATGCCTACCTTGCGGTCTACGCCGACCTGGACCGCGCGTCCGCGTTGGCGCCTCCCGCCCATCCCCAGCTGGCGCGGGCGACGTGACCGGGACTTCTGAACGATGCGCATCCTCGAGGGAACTGGGCGTCGGGACCGGATGGCTGGGGCCGGTCGCAAGGAAAGGGTGAGTCATGAGCAGCCACGGACTTCGGATCGCCTTCTTCGGCTCGAGCCTCGTCTCGGCCTGGTGGAACGGGGCGGCCATGTACTACCGGGGCATCCTCCGCGCGCTCCACGCGCGGGGTCACCGCGTCACCTTCTATGAGCCGGACCTGCCCGGTTCCCAGGGGCACCGCGACCTGCCGGCCGCTCCGGAGTGGGCGCGCGTGGTGGTGTACCCCGTCGAGGGCACCGACGGGCTGGAGCGGTGTCTGGAGGAGGCCCGGGGCGCGGACGTGGTGGTGAAGGCCAGCGGCGTGGGCGTCTTCGACGAACTGCTGGAGGCGCGGGTGCTGGAGCTCAAGTCCGGCCACATCCAGGTCGTCTTCTGGGACCTGGACGCTCCGGTGACGCTGGAGCGGGTGACGCGCAACCCGGAAGACCCCTTCCGGGCGCTCATCCCGCGCTACGACCGCATCCTCACCCAGGGTGGGGGAGATCCGGTGGTGCTGGCCTACCGCGACCTCGGGGCCCGCGACTGCATTCCCGTGTACAGCGCGGTGGATCCGGACGTGCACCACCCGGTGCCGCCGGACGTGCGCTTCGACTGTGACCTGGCCTTCCTGGACGAGCGGCTGCCGGACCTCGAGCGGCGCGTGGAGTCCTTCTTCCTGCGCGCGGCGGATCTGCTCCCCGACAAGCAATTCCTGCTCGGGGGCGATGGGTGGAGCGAGCGGCAGCGGCCCTCCAACATCCGGTACGTGGGCCACCTGGCCCCGGGGGAGCGCAACGTCGTGCGCAGCACGGCGCGCGCGGTGCTCGACGTGAGCCGGGACGGCATGGCGCGCTTCGGTTTCTCGCCGGCCCCGCGTCTCTTCGAGGCCGCCAGCGCGGGGGCCTGCCTCATCACCGACGCGTGGGAGGGCATCGAGCTCTTCCTGGAGCCGGGCCGCGAGTGTCTGGTGGCGCAGGACGGTCTGGAGGTGGCCGAGGCGGTGCTGTGCCTCACGGATGACGGGGTGCGTGAGCTGGGGGCCGCGGCGCGCCGGCGCGTGCTGGCCGAGCACACGTACGCACACCGCGCGGTGCGGGTGGAGCAGGCCCTCGGTTACACGTCGCGCTCCAGCGCCATCCGGGAGTTCGTGGCCTGACACGCGAATCGGCAGGATCTTGCCGGTAGATTCCTGCCAACGAAGGCCTTGCCGCGGTGCGATGTCTGTCTTCTCCGAGTGGGGGCCCCTGCCCGGTGGGGCGGGCATGTCCATTGCTTGACAGTGGTTCGTGCCATCGAACCTCGCTCAAGCAATGCCTCTCCAAGAGAGGGAAGGCCGATTCCTTCTCCCCACGGGACTGGTGGAGGCCGAAGGGAAGAAGCGCGCCCTCTTTCTGGCGCTCTGGGAACAACACCGCGAGTACCTCCACGGGCTCTGCCGCAGACACCTGGGCAGCGCCACGGAAGCGGAGGAGGCCATGAGCGAGCTGGCCATGAAGCTGTGGCGGAAGCTGCCCTGGCCGGAGGCCCTCATCCACCCCAAGGGGTGGCTGCGGCGGATGGCGCTCAACGTCTGCATCGATCTGCGGCGTGGCAGGCGCTCCGGGGACTGGCTCATGGAGCTGGAGGAGCTGGAGAACGAGGACGGGGCCCTCACCTCCTGTACGCGCACCCCCGAGCAGGTGCTCCTCGGGCGCGAGTTGTGGGGCGAGACCCGCGAGCACCTCCAGGCCCTGTCTCCCGGGCTGCGGCAGGTGGCGGAGCTCCACTTCGTGGAGGAGCTGCCCTACGCGGTGATCGCGGATCAGCTGGGCCTGAGCCAGGTCAACGTGCGCAAGCGCATCGAACGGGCTCGCACCCAGCTCCGCCACGCGCGACTCGCGGCTCCGTGATTCTGGTGGCACGAGAATCTTCCAGGGCGTGTGTGGGAGGAACCAGCCGATCCGCGCAGCAGAGGCGCCGCGTGTGATCCAAATGGTCGAGTGTCCGAGCGACTCGAGGGGGAGCGAGCGTCAACGAGTCTGATCCTGAGCCAGGGCTGTCATGTCAGTCCGGGTTGTTACGGTAGGCCCTGTTGAATGAGTGACACTGAGCACCTTTGAAAATCCCTCCCATGGACTCCCAGCATCAGGTCGACCGCAAAGCTCCGCGCGGCATCGCGAGAAGCGGCTCTCCTTCAGAGGGGCTCGCGGAGTCAGAGGTTGTCTCGAGCGGAACTGCTGGCCAGGCCGTGCCCGGCGGGAGCCAGCGTGAAGTGGGCGATGAGCAGGGGCTCGTCGCTGGCGTGAAGATGCGTGAGGCACTGGAGGCGGCCCGCTGTGTGGCGGACGCCCGTGTCCCGGTCGTCTTGCATGGGGAGACCGGCACCGGAAAGGAGGTGCTGGCGTGGTTCATCCACCAGCACAGCCCCCGGCGCGACAAGCGCATGACGCAGGTCAACTGCGGCGCCATTCCGAAGGAGCTCATCGAGAGCACCTTCTTCGGCCACGAGCGGGGCGCCTTCACCGGTGCCATCCAGCAGCAGAAGGGCGTCTTCGAAGACGCCGATGGGAGCACGCTCTTCCTCGACGAGCTGGGCGAGCTTCCCCTGGCCGCCCAGGCCTCGCTGCTGCGCGTGCTCGAGACGGGGACCTTCTGCCGCGTCGGTTCGAGCCGGGAGATCGCCGTCGACGTGCGGCTCATCGCCGCCACGCACAAGCATCTCGAGTCCATGGTCGAGGCGGGCACCTTTCGCGCCGACCTCTACTACCGCCTGAGCACCATCGTGGTGGAGATTCCCCCGCTGCGCGAGCGGCTGGATGAAATAGACCTCTTCGCGCGGCACTTCCTCGAGCTCGCCAACAAGTCCAATGGCCGGAGCGTCCAGGGGCTCGCTCCCGAGGCGCTCGCGCTGCTGCGGGCCTACCCCTGGCCGGGGAACGTGCGCGAGCTCAAGAACGCCATCGAGCGGGCCGTCGTGATGGCGCGGGGCACGATGATCTGCCCTGGAGATCTGCCGGAGCGCGTCCGGCTCTTCCAGGCGGGGAGCTCGCGGGAGCCCTCGCTGGGGTCGGGTCTGATGCCCGCGGTGACCCCGCCGCCCATCGCCAGGGGCGAGGGCGCCCGGGAGCGCCTCCAGCAGTACGAGGTGCAGCTCCTGAGCGAGGCGCTGGAGGGCGTTGGCTGGAACCGGACCGAGGCCGCGAAGCGGCTGGGCATTCCCGTGCGGACGCTGGCCTACCGGATGAAGGTGTTGGGGCTCAGCAAACCCGGGCGGTGAGGCCGGCCGTCGGCCAGCATCAACCGCTCCACCTCGGTGACGGGGATGGGGCGCCACCTCGAGCCCATGCGCGGCCTGGCGCTCGTGTTCTTCGTGTGCAGGTAGGCGACGTACTTGTCCCAGTGGGAGTGGGCGACGAGCTTCTTCGGCTCGGGGCCCTGGAGGAAGAGCACGTCCTCGCCGTGGCTCGTATCGGGGAACGGGTTCCGCCGCCAGAGCGAGCGGGTGTAGCAGAGCGTGCCGCCATGGACCCAGGGCCGCTCGTGCCGCGGGTACTCGTAGCGCCAGGCCTCCCGGCGCACCGGGTTGTAGAACAGGGGCCTGCTCAGCCCGCACACGTCCGCGAGCTCGCCGAGAAGGACGCGGGCCTGCAGCTCGATCCAGTCCGACGCCATCCAGTCGTCGTCATCCCAGTGCAGGATGATTTCCCCGGTCGCGCGCTCGCAGGCCAGGTTGCGCTTGTGGCCGATGGAGCTCCGTCTCCCTTCGCGCAGGTAGTGGATGCGGGCGTCGTCCGGAATCAGCTCCTCCACGGGACGCGAGCCATCGTCCACGATGATGAGCTCGGTGTCGGGATGGCCCTGCCGCAGGAAGTGCCGGATCGCCCGGGGCACGAACTCTTCCCGGTCGAAGGTCGGCATGATGCACGAGACCCGGGAGCGCGCCGGGGGGCTCACGGCCACGTCCGGGGTGGAGGGCCGGTTGCGCTGCGCGAGGTAGAACGCCCGGTCCGCTCCGAGGCTCGCGGGCTCCAGCACCTTCCACCACTCCCCGGGGTCCAGGAGGTGACCGGGTGCGAACCGCCAGGTGTTGCGCCCGTGGCGCACGTAGAGGAAGAGGTCCCTCGCGGAGAGCCTGGCGAGGCGGGCCCCTCGTTGCATGGCCGCGACCAGGAAGTCCGCGTCCTCGCGGAGATTGGCCGGAGGGTAGCGCACGCCCTCCCGCCAGAGGTCGCGGCGGTAGACGAGTGTGCCGCCAATCACGTCCTTCAGGAACATGCGCGCGTGGAGCCGGGGGCTGCACGCCCAGAAGTTCCAGGCGTCGAGCTCGAAGACCAGCGCCCCCTGGAGCGCCGTGATGTCGGCGGTCCCCTCGAGCAGGGGCGCGAGCTGGCGGCTCAGGCGCTGGGGGCCGTACCAGTCGTCATCGTCCCACTGCGCGATGATGCCGCCCCGCGCCAGGGCCACGCCGGCATTGCGCTTCTCGCCAAGAGACAGGCCGCGCGGGACGCGCTCCACGCGGATGCCGGCTCCCTCCGGGAGGGTGGGAGGCAGGTCTCCCTCCTCCTCATGAATGATGATGAGCTCCTTCCGCGCGACGTCCTGCGCCAGGAAGTAGCGGATGGACTGCTCGACGAAGCGCGCCCGCCGGGAGGTGATCATCACGCAGCTCACCAGCGGGGGTTCATCCTCCATGCGGGGGCACGAGGGTGTCGCGTCCATCTCACACCCTGACGAAGTTCGTGAACCGGATGATGAAGTACATGGCGATGTTCATGGGGCGCGTCTCGGCCGGGGAGGTGAAGAGCGGCTGCTGGGAGCCCGGCTCCTGGACGACGCTGTCCGTGGGCGCCGTCACGGTCTCGACGAGACTGGCCGCTTCCGCCGTGGGGCCCGCCCCGGCGGGACTGGCCACGGGCTTCGTGTAGTCGTGCTCGTGGAGCTGCAGCGCGCAGTCCTGGAGGGAGCCGACGCCGGGGGCGGTGTCTCCGTTGGTCAGCTTCCGCGTGCCGGCATCGGGATCCTTCCCGGAGCCCGAGTCGACTCCGCGCAGGAAGTAGCCGCGCAGGTCGGGGAGCAGGAAGGTGTCTCCGCTCGAGGTCTTCGAGTAGAGGTAGCCGATCGCCGCGAACAGCTCGGGGTACTCGGAGACCTTCAGCTCGCGCCCGTCGCAGACCAGCCAGCCCTGTCTCCACAGGAGCGTGGCGTGCTCCGGAGGGTCTCCCCCCGTATCCCCGGGGAAGGGCACCACGGCCCCGGCGAAGGACACCACGCTCCCCACCGGCAGGCCCGGGACCGCCAGGGGCATGGGGCCGGGAATGGGGGGAATCGGCGGACGGGGAGGACGCATGTCATGGCTCCTTGTTCGAGGAGCCCTGAATCTGCCTGGATGCGTGGGTGGGCTCGAGCCTCCGCAGCCCCTCGATGGGGAACTCCTGGAGGACGGTGATGGTGGTCGGGACGGTGAACTCCCAGGGCTCGCTCATGGGGCGCACCTCGCTCGCACCCGGGCCGAGCTTCTTGAGCTCGTTGGCGAGCGCGAGGTCGGACTCGTGCACCGCCACCCGATCCGCGCGTCCTTCCCAGAGCATCCCCGAGGCGAGGAAGAACAGGACGGAGAGGGCCTCGGGCGGTGTGACGGGGATGAGCAGGCGCGCGTAGGCGGCCTCGAGGAAGTCGAGGAAGCGCTCGTCTCCCGCGGACATCAGCGCGGTCCGGGTGCGCCGTGCCCCTCGTCCCCGGGGGGACATGATGAAGCTGTAGCTGCTCTCGTCCCACTCGAAGGCCCGCTCGAAGAACTGGAGGTAGCGGGGATAGGCGATGTCCAGCTCGCTCGGGACACCTGGCGGTGGGGAGCCGCCGGGCTCGCCGACGTGCTCCTGGAGGGTCTGGAACAGGAGATCGAACGACTTGCGCTTGAGCTCCTTGCGCTCGGTGGTGCGGTAGTTCTGGCGCGGGTGGGGCGCCTCCTCGGGGGGCATGCCACCGCGAGGCAGCCCCTCGTAGGCGGAGAGCTGCGCGGCGTAGGACTGGTGGATGGCGCGGAACGTCTCCAGGCGCCACTCGTCCATCAGCCCGCGGCTCGGAGCCGCCTCCAGCTCCACCGTGAGCTGGGCGGGCTCGAGGTCCACCGGTGGCGAGGCGAGCGGCCCGGAGGTGATGAGGAGCACCTGCACCGTCCCCTCGTCCTGGTTCATCTTCACCGTCACCAGGTCGGTGGAGGTGGCCTGGAGGGAGACGCGGGCCTGTCCGACGAGCCCCTCGAGCTGGAACGGGTCCTGGCCCGGCGGCAGCACGTAGCCGACCCGGGCCGTGGTGGCCTGGTACCCCTTGGGCAGCGAGAGCGCGAGCACCTGCCCGCTCCGGACGAGCCCCGTCACCACGTGCCTCGGGTCCGGAGGCATGCGCAGGTCCTCGCTCGGGTAGCGCGCGGCCAGCATCGGGAAGCCCAGGGGAGTGATGTCCTCGAAGGACTCGATGCCGAGCGCCGCGGGGGGCACGGGAGGCGTCGAGTTGCCGGGGAGATCATCCTCCTCGGCGAGGTAGTGCTCGGCGGGCGAGGGGACGAGGAACTCCAGCACCATGCGGTTGCCGTAGTTGACCACGCAGGCGCGGTGGACCTCGTTGAGCCAGCGGTAGACGCCGTGGCGGCCGTGGGCATTGCCCGTGTTGTCGAGGACGCTGGTGGTGGCCTCCACGCTCTCGCGGGTGGTGCTGGTGCGCCGGGCCTCCAGCACCTGGAGGGTGATGCGCTCGCTGGCCTTCTCGAGGACGCTCTTGGCGAAGCGCTGCAGGTCGCTGCGCCCCGGGCCTCCGCTGCCCGGCGCGGTCTCGACGCTCCAGCTTCCGTTCAGCGTGGCGGTGGTGGGCGGGCCATAGTTGGTGCTGAAGTCGTTGTACGAGGTCTTCTCGAGGATGTCCGCGACGGTGCTCTTCACCTCGCTCGTCAGGGAGGTCGACCCGCCGAGCGCCTCGCGTCCGTTGGTGTTCTCGTCGGAGAGGA encodes:
- a CDS encoding sigma-54 interaction domain-containing protein — protein: MGDEQGLVAGVKMREALEAARCVADARVPVVLHGETGTGKEVLAWFIHQHSPRRDKRMTQVNCGAIPKELIESTFFGHERGAFTGAIQQQKGVFEDADGSTLFLDELGELPLAAQASLLRVLETGTFCRVGSSREIAVDVRLIAATHKHLESMVEAGTFRADLYYRLSTIVVEIPPLRERLDEIDLFARHFLELANKSNGRSVQGLAPEALALLRAYPWPGNVRELKNAIERAVVMARGTMICPGDLPERVRLFQAGSSREPSLGSGLMPAVTPPPIARGEGARERLQQYEVQLLSEALEGVGWNRTEAAKRLGIPVRTLAYRMKVLGLSKPGR
- a CDS encoding phage tail protein, with translation MRPPRPPIPPIPGPMPLAVPGLPVGSVVSFAGAVVPFPGDTGGDPPEHATLLWRQGWLVCDGRELKVSEYPELFAAIGYLYSKTSSGDTFLLPDLRGYFLRGVDSGSGKDPDAGTRKLTNGDTAPGVGSLQDCALQLHEHDYTKPVASPAGAGPTAEAASLVETVTAPTDSVVQEPGSQQPLFTSPAETRPMNIAMYFIIRFTNFVRV
- a CDS encoding glycosyltransferase family 2 protein, whose protein sequence is MEDEPPLVSCVMITSRRARFVEQSIRYFLAQDVARKELIIIHEEEGDLPPTLPEGAGIRVERVPRGLSLGEKRNAGVALARGGIIAQWDDDDWYGPQRLSRQLAPLLEGTADITALQGALVFELDAWNFWACSPRLHARMFLKDVIGGTLVYRRDLWREGVRYPPANLREDADFLVAAMQRGARLARLSARDLFLYVRHGRNTWRFAPGHLLDPGEWWKVLEPASLGADRAFYLAQRNRPSTPDVAVSPPARSRVSCIMPTFDREEFVPRAIRHFLRQGHPDTELIIVDDGSRPVEELIPDDARIHYLREGRRSSIGHKRNLACERATGEIILHWDDDDWMASDWIELQARVLLGELADVCGLSRPLFYNPVRREAWRYEYPRHERPWVHGGTLCYTRSLWRRNPFPDTSHGEDVLFLQGPEPKKLVAHSHWDKYVAYLHTKNTSARPRMGSRWRPIPVTEVERLMLADGRPHRPGLLSPNTFIR
- a CDS encoding glycosyltransferase family 4 protein translates to MCYRLSMRDLTSPPPSVPARLSAPGKVRRVLMTAGTANAGGVWTYALELSRALGRRGVAVTLATQGEPLTAAQWTEVHAVPGLSVEQSTWKEEGTEDCWEDVAAAGRWLLELESRLRPDAVHLNGYCHGALPWRRRPLVVGHGCPLAWSEAVTGEPALERDVRHRWEVTRGLRAAGHVVTPTASMLEGLERHYGPLPRATVIPHARRCEDFLPSSVREPFILSTGRLWDEARNLEVLETVAPRLDWPVFVAGDCRHPDGGEVRARYVRSLGKLPPKELARYMGRASIFTLPARYSPFGLPVLEAALAGCALVLGDIPSLREVWEGAAVFVPPDDIDVLARALSRLASEPVLRNRMSTLARTRALEFSPERMVDAYLAVYADLDRASALAPPAHPQLARAT
- a CDS encoding RNA polymerase sigma factor, with protein sequence MPLQEREGRFLLPTGLVEAEGKKRALFLALWEQHREYLHGLCRRHLGSATEAEEAMSELAMKLWRKLPWPEALIHPKGWLRRMALNVCIDLRRGRRSGDWLMELEELENEDGALTSCTRTPEQVLLGRELWGETREHLQALSPGLRQVAELHFVEELPYAVIADQLGLSQVNVRKRIERARTQLRHARLAAP
- a CDS encoding CgeB family protein → MSSHGLRIAFFGSSLVSAWWNGAAMYYRGILRALHARGHRVTFYEPDLPGSQGHRDLPAAPEWARVVVYPVEGTDGLERCLEEARGADVVVKASGVGVFDELLEARVLELKSGHIQVVFWDLDAPVTLERVTRNPEDPFRALIPRYDRILTQGGGDPVVLAYRDLGARDCIPVYSAVDPDVHHPVPPDVRFDCDLAFLDERLPDLERRVESFFLRAADLLPDKQFLLGGDGWSERQRPSNIRYVGHLAPGERNVVRSTARAVLDVSRDGMARFGFSPAPRLFEAASAGACLITDAWEGIELFLEPGRECLVAQDGLEVAEAVLCLTDDGVRELGAAARRRVLAEHTYAHRAVRVEQALGYTSRSSAIREFVA